In one Brevibacterium sp. CBA3109 genomic region, the following are encoded:
- a CDS encoding Asp23/Gls24 family envelope stress response protein, which yields MSVDKQSTVSQQSKTEDSVRSPLVTEMGNTTIAENVVAKLSGIAAREVPGVYSMGTAARRAFDTLTDRIPGSQTNVSGGVSVEKGEKQTAIDLTIVVGYGTSIVDVAEAIRRNVIRAVEQGTGLQIVEVNIEVTDVHLPGDDDDQQSTGDTVELN from the coding sequence ATGTCTGTAGACAAGCAGTCCACCGTTTCCCAGCAGTCCAAGACCGAGGATTCGGTTCGCAGCCCCCTCGTGACCGAAATGGGCAACACCACGATCGCCGAGAACGTCGTCGCCAAACTCTCCGGCATCGCCGCACGCGAGGTTCCCGGCGTCTACAGCATGGGCACCGCGGCACGCCGCGCCTTCGACACCCTCACCGACCGCATCCCCGGCTCACAGACCAACGTCTCCGGCGGAGTCTCCGTCGAGAAGGGCGAGAAGCAGACCGCGATCGACCTCACCATCGTCGTGGGGTACGGAACCTCGATCGTCGACGTCGCCGAGGCGATCCGCCGCAACGTCATCCGCGCCGTCGAACAGGGCACCGGACTCCAGATCGTCGAGGTCAACATCGAAGTCACCGACGTCCACCTCCCCGGTGACGACGATGACCAGCAGAGCACCGGCGACACCGTCGAACTCAACTGA
- the pyrE gene encoding orotate phosphoribosyltransferase, whose product MTDSADTRRQLLDLIDELAVVRGKVTLSSGREADYYLDLRRVTLDHRSAPLIGDVVLDLLAAEGLLEKVDAVGGLTMGADPVGTAVMHRSVVRGTPVDSFVVRKEAKKHGMSRRVEGPDVKGRRVVAVEDTSTTGGSVLTAVEALKEAGAEVVAVAVVMDRGTGAKERVEAAGVLYLTALTTSDLGLD is encoded by the coding sequence ATGACCGATAGCGCAGACACCCGCCGACAGTTGCTCGACCTCATCGACGAACTCGCCGTGGTTCGTGGCAAGGTGACCCTCTCATCAGGCAGGGAAGCTGACTATTATCTGGATCTGCGCAGGGTCACTCTCGATCATCGCTCCGCGCCCCTCATCGGTGATGTGGTGCTCGACCTCCTGGCTGCTGAGGGCCTGCTCGAGAAGGTCGATGCCGTGGGCGGACTCACGATGGGCGCTGACCCGGTCGGAACCGCCGTCATGCACCGCTCCGTCGTTCGCGGCACTCCGGTGGACTCCTTCGTCGTCCGCAAGGAGGCGAAGAAGCACGGGATGTCCCGTCGCGTTGAGGGTCCAGACGTCAAGGGCAGACGGGTCGTCGCTGTCGAGGACACCTCGACCACGGGCGGTTCCGTGCTCACCGCGGTTGAAGCTCTCAAGGAGGCAGGCGCCGAGGTGGTGGCTGTGGCCGTGGTCATGGACCGTGGCACGGGGGCCAAGGAACGGGTCGAGGCGGCAGGCGTTTTGTATCTCACGGCGTTGACGACAAGCGATCTTGGGCTTGACTGA
- a CDS encoding RNA polymerase sigma factor has protein sequence MTRHDDRFDIVTLVVRAREGDIDAFEALVDRYEMTLLRFCLRTLGDRQDAEDVVQDTLVQAWKSMNTLAEPAAFGTWIYRLASNKCTDLLRRRMARPSDAQDPDDMSIHADGRASVEKSVEARTALQHFSDVLQTLSSEQRVTWVLHQMEGLSYAEVAMTLGISEGSVRGRIHRARTAIMEGMEKWT, from the coding sequence ATGACAAGGCACGATGATCGGTTCGATATCGTCACCCTCGTCGTGCGCGCGAGAGAGGGCGATATCGATGCCTTCGAGGCGTTGGTTGACCGGTATGAGATGACGCTCCTGCGGTTCTGTCTGCGCACGCTCGGTGATCGGCAGGACGCGGAAGACGTTGTCCAGGACACGCTGGTGCAGGCGTGGAAGTCGATGAACACTCTGGCCGAACCGGCCGCTTTCGGCACGTGGATCTACCGACTTGCATCGAACAAGTGCACCGATCTGCTGCGTCGGAGGATGGCCAGGCCCTCGGACGCGCAGGATCCCGACGACATGAGCATCCACGCGGACGGGCGGGCATCGGTGGAGAAGTCCGTAGAAGCGCGCACCGCTCTGCAGCATTTCTCAGACGTTCTCCAGACGCTTTCATCAGAACAGCGGGTAACCTGGGTGCTCCACCAGATGGAGGGCCTCAGCTACGCCGAGGTGGCGATGACTCTGGGCATCAGTGAAGGCAGTGTGCGTGGTCGTATCCACAGAGCCCGAACTGCCATCATGGAGGGGATGGAAAAATGGACATGA
- a CDS encoding GlsB/YeaQ/YmgE family stress response membrane protein, translating into MGFIAYLILGLIAGAIAKAILPGKQGGGLIATLIIGVIGAMLGGWIGGAIFGAEMTKFFSLSTWLCAIGGSLIVLLIWGFITNKMGKKSKTA; encoded by the coding sequence ATGGGTTTCATCGCATATTTGATTCTCGGACTCATCGCCGGTGCCATTGCCAAGGCGATTCTGCCTGGCAAGCAGGGCGGTGGCCTGATCGCCACTCTCATCATCGGCGTCATCGGAGCCATGCTGGGCGGTTGGATCGGCGGCGCTATCTTCGGTGCCGAGATGACCAAGTTCTTCTCGCTCTCCACCTGGCTGTGTGCGATCGGCGGCTCGCTGATCGTCCTCCTCATCTGGGGCTTCATCACCAACAAGATGGGCAAGAAGAGCAAAACCGCCTGA